A single region of the Candidatus Woesearchaeota archaeon genome encodes:
- a CDS encoding rhomboid family intramembrane serine protease, translated as MEGWQERGKRMKRSIQLLGIIAGLFLLYCVMFFLPGAVDRFSLEYTAVMNGEWWRFFSYQLVHGNVQHLLFNLVGVALLWTVFAEVDVLSKEALGIYFLAGVVAALPIWFATKITVLGASTAVYAGFGVASMHVRKFEVNEGVVLAVVAGLAVVSPLFLLVAGGVSPLFFSASSSALLHMSGLFFGALAHRVWETKDAFPGRKRYLLREVVLDD; from the coding sequence GGGAATCATTGCTGGACTGTTTTTGCTGTATTGCGTGATGTTTTTCCTCCCTGGCGCTGTTGATCGTTTCAGCCTCGAATATACTGCGGTAATGAACGGGGAGTGGTGGCGTTTTTTTTCTTATCAACTGGTTCATGGAAACGTTCAGCACCTCTTGTTCAACCTTGTAGGTGTTGCTTTGTTGTGGACGGTGTTCGCAGAAGTGGATGTGCTTTCAAAAGAAGCGCTGGGCATTTATTTTCTTGCAGGTGTCGTGGCGGCGCTTCCTATTTGGTTTGCAACAAAAATCACCGTTCTCGGCGCGTCGACTGCAGTGTATGCAGGGTTTGGTGTTGCGAGTATGCACGTGCGTAAATTCGAGGTGAATGAAGGCGTCGTTCTTGCCGTTGTTGCCGGTTTAGCGGTTGTTTCTCCTCTTTTCTTGCTGGTTGCGGGAGGGGTCTCTCCGCTGTTCTTTTCAGCTTCCAGTTCTGCTTTGCTTCACATGTCTGGTTTGTTCTTCGGCGCGTTGGCACATCGCGTGTGGGAGACGAAAGATGCGTTTCCAGGGAGGAAGCGTTATTTGTTGAGGGAGGTGGTGCTTGATGACTAG